The nucleotide sequence TAACCTAAACGCAGAGAAAGCGAGTGTCCGTTTGTTGATTCAAAATAACCACTACTATACCACCCCCCGTAATAATAATTATAATAATAATAAACATCTATGCCTGTTAGTTGGTATCCTGTGCTTATGTGCAGAGCGTTTTTACGCAAGGGTATTCTGATACCAACGAAGAAATTGAAATAGGCACTTCCTGCATCTTCCAATGCGGCATAACCCACGCGTGTACCCATATAAGGTGCTATTTTGCGGGTGTTGGGGTTGAGAAGGTTTACCCGGCATTCGGCGAAGATGGGCAAATATAAGTATGTGCCAGCTTCAAAGCCTATACCTCCGCCCACAAATACATAAGGTGCAAACTGGTATCCGTGTGAAGTATAGAAAGATGCCGATGCCATGAATCCAGCATAATCGTTTGAACCTATGGCGCAACCAATTTCTCCGAAACCTTTGTAGCCGCTGATGTAATTCCCTTGCGTGGTTCTTTGTGTATATTTGGGCGTTTGTAAAATGCTACTCCCCCCTGCGAATTGAGCGTTGCAAATCTGACCGCTGAACAATAGGGCGAATATCGCCCACATAAATCTTTTTTCCATAGTTCTTGTTTTTTTGAGGTTAGCGGTATAGTACGGAATTGTGCCCATCAAAATTCATTTTCCAGATATTGTATCGTCCTTGTGGATTGCCTCGCTGCGAGAGGAAATAGATACTTTTTCCGTCGGGCGCCCACACGGCCGAAAGGTCATTCCCAGGGTGATAGGTGAGTTGGGTGAGGTTGTTTCCATCTGTGCCTACGACATAAACGTCGGTGTTCCCTCGGCTGCTGCCGGTACAAACTATCCATTTGCCGTCGGGGGAGAGTTGTGGGGTTGAGAAACTTTGGTCGGGGCGTGAGAGCACAACCTCTTCGATTCCTTTTTCGGGATTGATTTTCCATATTTCGCACAGCCCGCGGTTGTTGTATCGGGTGCAATAGTAAGATCCAGGTTCATTGGGAATAGGGCAAGGAGTCATGCCACGGGAATAGTTCGATAGGAGATTGTTTGCCCGGTCATATCCCCATATGCTGTAATTGTTGTTGCCTTCCATGCGGTGGAAAAACAATATGTTACCGTCGGCCGACAAAGTCCCGCAATAATCGTTGGCGCTACCGATGGCGGTTATTTGGCGGACAACTGAACCTTGGTTGGCATTTATCAGATAGATACTGTTGCGTCCGTTACTATATTCTGAGAAGCATATTGTTGTTCCGTCGGGTGACCAAGAGAGATCCTGTACCAAGT is from Candidatus Caccoplasma merdavium and encodes:
- a CDS encoding PD40 domain-containing protein codes for the protein MKKNVLYLLTCCLIFICACKPIQTVVYGTISVPEEGGIKFEKITEENDEVVTPNVRKTTINGITTVEWWVNPFIDVSPDGERIAYICYKNNLQNIMVKNTTSGGISTQRTFRNLVQDLSWSPDGTTICFSEYSNGRNSIYLINANQGSVVRQITAIGSANDYCGTLSADGNILFFHRMEGNNNYSIWGYDRANNLLSNYSRGMTPCPIPNEPGSYYCTRYNNRGLCEIWKINPEKGIEEVVLSRPDQSFSTPQLSPDGKWIVCTGSSRGNTDVYVVGTDGNNLTQLTYHPGNDLSAVWAPDGKSIYFLSQRGNPQGRYNIWKMNFDGHNSVLYR